From Brevibacterium ihuae, the proteins below share one genomic window:
- a CDS encoding HhH-GPD-type base excision DNA repair protein, which produces MSDLYLSTDPAADALLAENPFALLTGMLLDQQVTMESAFAGPAKLAERLGGYSPAVVADMDPEAFLAAFREKPAVHRFPKSMAERVQKLAAAICADYDGDAAAIWTAGDPDGPEVLRSLRALPGFGEQKAQIFLALLGKQFGLAADGWREAAGEYGDAAARLSIADVVDEHTLTEVRETKKTRKAAAKARKQ; this is translated from the coding sequence ATGAGCGATCTCTACCTCTCCACCGATCCCGCCGCCGACGCGCTCCTCGCGGAGAACCCCTTCGCCCTGCTCACCGGCATGCTCCTCGATCAGCAGGTGACGATGGAGTCCGCGTTCGCCGGCCCCGCGAAGCTCGCCGAGCGCCTGGGCGGGTACTCCCCCGCCGTCGTCGCGGACATGGACCCTGAGGCGTTCCTCGCCGCGTTCCGGGAGAAGCCGGCGGTCCACCGGTTCCCGAAGTCGATGGCCGAGCGGGTGCAGAAGCTCGCCGCCGCGATCTGCGCCGACTACGACGGCGACGCGGCGGCGATCTGGACCGCGGGTGACCCGGATGGTCCCGAGGTGCTGCGCAGCCTCAGGGCGCTGCCGGGATTCGGAGAGCAGAAGGCGCAGATCTTCCTCGCCCTGCTCGGCAAGCAGTTCGGCCTCGCGGCCGACGGCTGGCGCGAGGCGGCGGGCGAGTACGGGGACGCCGCAGCCCGCCTGTCGATCGCCGATGTCGTCGACGAGCACACGCTCACCGAGGTGCGCGAGACGAAGAAGACCCGCAAGGCCGCCGCGAAGGCGCGGAAGCAGTAG
- a CDS encoding pyridoxamine 5'-phosphate oxidase family protein, whose amino-acid sequence MNDTTRTSEAELREKVRELMNNTRIAMLTSVDTDGTLVSRPMGTQEVVEDGDVWFITSVGSDVVDELARDSEVNVAYSGKSSWVSVSGTAAVIRDVEKQKELWNTFTSAWFSGGADDPDVRLIRVTPRTAQFWDSPGGVRTMVSMIAAAASKGTPQAGESRTVDM is encoded by the coding sequence ATGAATGACACCACCCGCACCTCCGAGGCCGAGCTCCGCGAGAAGGTCCGGGAGCTCATGAACAACACCCGGATCGCGATGCTCACCTCGGTCGACACCGACGGCACGCTCGTCTCCAGGCCGATGGGCACCCAGGAGGTCGTCGAGGACGGCGACGTCTGGTTCATCACCTCGGTCGGCTCCGACGTCGTCGACGAGCTCGCCCGCGACTCGGAGGTCAACGTCGCCTACTCCGGGAAGTCGAGCTGGGTCTCCGTCTCCGGCACCGCGGCGGTGATCCGCGACGTCGAGAAGCAGAAGGAGCTGTGGAACACCTTCACCTCCGCCTGGTTCTCCGGCGGCGCCGACGACCCGGACGTGCGCCTCATCCGCGTCACTCCGCGCACCGCGCAGTTCTGGGATTCCCCCGGCGGCGTGCGGACGATGGTGTCGATGATCGCCGCTGCCGCGTCGAAGGGCACCCCGCAGGCTGGGGAGTCCCGCACCGTCGACATGTGA
- a CDS encoding SRPBCC family protein has protein sequence MVRRLSGTPITAHPAPAGPHRHTAPAPGESAAFHFTSTWTAPVPPARVWEELIAVEHLPRWWPGIRSARVLADPGEGAPGRRVALTIGSPLGHRLRFALELTEARPPERALVRAAGDLRGTGRLTATEAGAGTALTITWCVVSRRRLVRALRPLAPWAHGRVMAAGERGLRERLASG, from the coding sequence CTGGTCCGCCGGCTGAGCGGCACCCCGATCACCGCGCACCCCGCACCGGCCGGGCCCCACCGGCACACCGCACCCGCGCCCGGGGAATCCGCGGCGTTCCACTTCACCTCGACGTGGACGGCTCCGGTGCCGCCTGCGCGGGTGTGGGAGGAGCTCATCGCGGTCGAGCACTTGCCCCGGTGGTGGCCGGGGATCCGCAGCGCGCGGGTCCTCGCCGACCCCGGTGAGGGCGCGCCCGGGCGGCGGGTGGCCCTCACCATCGGCAGCCCGCTCGGACACCGCCTGCGCTTCGCCCTCGAGCTCACCGAGGCCCGCCCGCCGGAGCGCGCCCTCGTCCGCGCCGCCGGCGACCTCCGCGGCACCGGGCGGCTCACCGCGACCGAGGCGGGTGCGGGTACCGCACTCACCATCACCTGGTGCGTGGTGAGCCGTCGCCGCCTCGTGCGCGCACTGCGACCGCTCGCACCCTGGGCGCACGGCCGGGTCATGGCCGCCGGGGAGCGGGGACTGCGGGAGCGGCTGGCCTCCGGCTGA
- a CDS encoding SDR family NAD(P)-dependent oxidoreductase codes for MTTTDMTGHTIVVTGAGSGIGRATARLLASRGAHVVVADIADSAHETVELVTGAGGEATAVVADISDEQAAADLIALAAERGDRLGLVNNAGIMDDFSGAAHVDTAQWDRILRVNLTAPMYLIRAAIPVMLERGGGAIVNVGSSASLRGGAAGAAYTSSKHGLIGLTLNTAYTYGKQSIRCNAACPGGVETNIMSGTDMSAMDPEHGLAAITPVHQSAIRNAKPEELAQVIAFLASDAASDVNGAVIPVDAGWSAG; via the coding sequence ATGACCACCACCGACATGACCGGCCACACGATCGTCGTCACCGGAGCCGGCTCCGGCATCGGCCGGGCCACCGCCCGCCTCCTCGCCTCGCGCGGGGCCCATGTCGTCGTCGCCGACATCGCCGATTCCGCGCACGAGACCGTCGAGCTCGTCACCGGAGCCGGGGGCGAGGCGACCGCCGTCGTCGCAGACATCTCCGACGAGCAGGCCGCCGCCGATCTCATCGCACTCGCCGCCGAGCGCGGCGACCGCCTGGGGCTCGTCAACAACGCCGGGATCATGGACGACTTCTCCGGGGCCGCCCACGTCGACACCGCGCAGTGGGACCGGATCCTCCGGGTCAACCTCACCGCCCCGATGTACCTCATCCGCGCCGCGATCCCGGTCATGCTCGAGCGCGGCGGCGGCGCGATCGTCAACGTCGGCAGCTCGGCCTCCCTGCGCGGGGGCGCCGCCGGTGCCGCCTACACCTCCTCCAAGCACGGGCTCATCGGCCTCACCCTCAACACTGCCTACACCTACGGCAAGCAGAGCATCCGCTGCAACGCGGCCTGCCCGGGCGGAGTGGAGACGAACATCATGTCCGGCACCGACATGTCCGCGATGGATCCCGAGCACGGGCTCGCCGCGATCACCCCGGTCCACCAGAGCGCGATCCGCAACGCCAAGCCCGAGGAGCTCGCCCAGGTCATCGCCTTCCTCGCCTCGGACGCCGCCTCCGACGTCAACGGCGCCGTGATCCCGGTCGACGCCGGCTGGTCCGCCGGCTGA
- a CDS encoding bifunctional 3'-5' exonuclease/DNA polymerase — MHIVLGPAGSAPDASGPSGSEAPAWQALLVEDDRTVGSREAPLEHLPELVRSLAAEAPRPEAIRWVWSQTAQVYPPLLAAGIVPARCWDLSLCQRILRDAAALPLTGVDYSPVVPLDPTPPEPAEERVVPRVDPGQGSLFDAPADGDDAPEPSAEQLAAELAAQLRAVAGSRHPQRLLLLLAGESQGGMIAVEMHRAGLPWRRDVHERLLADALGPRPVDGARPERMQALADRIAATLQVPDVNPDSQPSLLRALHTAGVPVRSTSKWDLLAWAEEGGARAEQRHALIAEVLEYKTLHRLWTANGWQWLDAWVEDDRFHPSYAVGGVVTGRWAAHGGGAMQIPGTVRDAVRADPGWALTVADASQVEPRILAAMSGDRALAQAGRDGDMYLGVAELGRRAGSAVSERSRAKIALLGAMYGSTTGDSGALVPHLRRLFPVALDFVESAARAGERGERVATWLGRTSPVPDERWWERVADVSTAEAESRAGSLRRSHGRFTRNFVIQGTAAEWALCWMGGVRRRLLAGTPDGRPLRTRMVFFVHDEIVLHGPEEEAEAVRALVSAAASEAGRLLFGAAPVEFPLTVATVRSYAEAK; from the coding sequence ATGCACATCGTCCTCGGCCCCGCCGGTTCCGCCCCCGACGCATCCGGCCCCTCGGGATCCGAGGCGCCGGCGTGGCAGGCCCTCCTCGTCGAGGACGACCGGACCGTCGGCAGCCGCGAGGCCCCGCTCGAGCACCTGCCGGAGCTCGTGCGCTCGCTCGCCGCAGAAGCGCCCCGGCCCGAGGCGATCCGCTGGGTGTGGTCGCAGACGGCCCAGGTGTATCCGCCGCTCCTCGCCGCCGGGATCGTCCCGGCGCGCTGCTGGGATCTGAGCCTGTGCCAGCGGATCCTCCGGGATGCCGCCGCCCTGCCGCTCACCGGGGTCGACTACTCCCCCGTCGTCCCGCTCGACCCGACGCCCCCGGAGCCGGCCGAGGAGCGGGTGGTGCCGCGGGTGGACCCCGGGCAGGGATCGCTGTTCGATGCGCCGGCGGACGGCGACGATGCCCCGGAGCCCTCGGCCGAGCAGCTCGCCGCCGAGCTCGCCGCGCAGCTGCGCGCCGTCGCCGGCAGTCGGCACCCGCAGCGGCTCCTCCTGCTCCTCGCCGGGGAGTCGCAGGGCGGGATGATCGCGGTCGAGATGCACCGCGCCGGCCTCCCCTGGCGACGCGATGTCCACGAGCGCCTCCTCGCGGACGCGCTCGGGCCACGTCCGGTCGACGGCGCGCGCCCGGAGCGGATGCAGGCCCTCGCCGACCGGATCGCGGCGACGCTCCAGGTGCCCGACGTCAATCCCGACTCCCAGCCCTCGCTGCTGCGCGCTCTCCACACCGCGGGCGTCCCGGTGCGGTCGACGAGCAAATGGGATCTGCTCGCCTGGGCGGAGGAGGGCGGAGCGCGCGCCGAGCAGCGGCACGCCCTCATCGCCGAGGTGCTCGAGTACAAGACGCTGCACCGGCTGTGGACCGCGAACGGCTGGCAGTGGCTCGATGCGTGGGTGGAGGACGACCGGTTCCACCCCTCCTACGCCGTCGGCGGGGTGGTGACCGGACGCTGGGCCGCGCACGGCGGCGGCGCCATGCAGATCCCCGGCACCGTCCGCGATGCGGTGCGCGCCGACCCGGGGTGGGCGCTCACCGTCGCCGACGCCTCCCAGGTCGAACCGCGGATCCTCGCGGCGATGTCCGGGGACCGGGCGCTCGCGCAGGCCGGCCGCGACGGCGACATGTACCTCGGCGTCGCGGAGCTCGGACGGCGTGCCGGGTCGGCGGTGAGCGAGCGCTCGCGGGCGAAGATCGCCCTGCTCGGCGCGATGTACGGCTCGACGACCGGGGACTCCGGGGCGCTCGTCCCCCATCTGCGCCGGCTGTTCCCCGTGGCCCTCGACTTCGTCGAATCCGCGGCGCGGGCCGGCGAGCGGGGTGAGCGGGTGGCGACGTGGCTCGGCCGGACCTCGCCGGTGCCGGACGAGCGGTGGTGGGAACGGGTCGCCGACGTCAGCACGGCGGAGGCCGAATCGCGGGCGGGCTCCCTGCGCCGCTCCCACGGTCGGTTCACCCGGAACTTCGTCATCCAGGGCACGGCCGCCGAATGGGCGCTGTGCTGGATGGGCGGGGTGCGCCGGCGGCTCCTCGCCGGCACCCCGGACGGGCGACCCCTGCGGACCCGGATGGTGTTCTTCGTCCATGACGAGATCGTGCTCCACGGCCCGGAGGAGGAGGCCGAGGCGGTCCGCGCACTCGTCTCCGCGGCGGCCTCCGAGGCCGGACGGCTGCTGTTCGGCGCAGCTCCCGTCGAGTTCCCGCTCACCGTCGCGACGGTGAGGTCCTACGCCGAGGCGAAGTGA
- a CDS encoding DUF429 domain-containing protein, protein MDTTTRTGSIWCGIDLAADPRRTGLAFLVEDPADHRVHIDSVAVGADDDTVVAAVVRADRTGVDVPFGWPQPFAALIAAHARGDVSAELPTGDGWRRHLAMRTTDLVVRARAGVVPLSVSTDRIAHPAFRWAAVAARLRAHGVDTARDGTGSACEVYPAAALKVWGLPHRGYKGRDHDARRRDLVRRLADMLPWLEWHGYDELCADSDDAVDAVLSALLAREVAGGRCLRPEPEQAEAARVEGWICLPTGDPAAPPHFASA, encoded by the coding sequence ATGGACACGACGACGCGAACCGGGAGCATCTGGTGCGGGATCGATCTCGCGGCAGACCCGCGGAGAACCGGCCTGGCATTCCTCGTCGAGGATCCCGCGGACCACCGCGTCCACATCGACAGCGTGGCCGTCGGCGCGGATGACGACACCGTCGTGGCCGCCGTGGTCCGCGCCGACCGGACCGGGGTCGACGTGCCCTTCGGATGGCCGCAGCCCTTCGCCGCGCTCATCGCGGCCCACGCCCGCGGAGACGTGAGCGCCGAGCTGCCGACCGGGGACGGGTGGCGCAGGCATTTGGCGATGCGCACCACGGACCTCGTCGTCCGCGCACGGGCCGGGGTGGTGCCGCTGAGCGTGTCGACCGACCGCATCGCCCATCCGGCCTTCCGCTGGGCCGCCGTCGCCGCGCGGCTCCGCGCGCACGGCGTCGATACCGCTCGGGATGGAACCGGGTCAGCCTGCGAGGTGTATCCGGCCGCCGCCCTCAAGGTCTGGGGACTTCCGCATCGGGGGTACAAGGGCAGGGACCACGACGCGCGTCGGCGGGACCTCGTCCGCCGGTTGGCGGACATGCTCCCGTGGCTCGAGTGGCACGGGTACGACGAGCTCTGCGCCGACAGCGACGACGCCGTGGATGCGGTCCTCTCGGCTCTCCTCGCGCGCGAGGTCGCCGGCGGCCGCTGCCTCCGCCCCGAACCGGAACAGGCCGAGGCGGCTCGCGTGGAGGGCTGGATCTGCCTGCCGACCGGAGACCCGGCCGCCCCGCCTCACTTCGCCTCGGCGTAG
- a CDS encoding MgtC/SapB family protein → MDFDVIPGDIATQAVLLGCAFVLAAIIGIEREVRHKSAGARTHILVGLGSALFTLVSVYGFAGMVDDETVRDPGRIAAQIATGIGFLGAGVIFVRQNVVSGLTTAASIWVSASVGMACGAGMPLIGALAVVFYLLTVTVVNALVEKLRRPELAEHFTVEYEDGKGVLRDILEQTSRQGYESSLNHTRRVPNGGRHLIEAELRFTPRQSGVERGVFEILHDIEGVHSVEVNEQVND, encoded by the coding sequence ATGGACTTCGACGTGATCCCGGGCGACATCGCGACGCAGGCGGTGCTCCTCGGCTGCGCCTTCGTCCTCGCGGCGATCATCGGCATCGAGCGCGAGGTCCGGCACAAGAGCGCCGGAGCGCGCACGCACATCCTCGTCGGCCTCGGGTCCGCCCTGTTCACCCTCGTCTCGGTCTACGGCTTCGCGGGGATGGTCGACGACGAGACCGTGCGGGACCCCGGCCGGATCGCCGCCCAGATCGCCACCGGGATCGGCTTCCTCGGCGCCGGCGTGATCTTCGTCCGGCAGAACGTCGTGTCCGGACTCACCACCGCCGCCTCGATCTGGGTGAGCGCGTCGGTGGGAATGGCGTGCGGGGCGGGGATGCCGCTCATCGGCGCGCTCGCCGTCGTGTTCTACCTGCTCACCGTCACCGTGGTGAACGCGCTCGTCGAGAAGCTCAGGAGGCCCGAGCTCGCCGAGCACTTCACCGTCGAGTACGAGGACGGCAAGGGTGTGCTCCGCGACATCCTCGAGCAGACCTCGCGCCAGGGCTACGAGTCCTCCCTCAACCACACCCGGCGCGTCCCGAACGGCGGCCGGCATCTCATCGAGGCCGAGCTCCGATTCACCCCGCGGCAGAGCGGTGTGGAGCGCGGGGTGTTCGAGATCCTTCACGACATCGAGGGCGTCCACTCCGTCGAGGTCAACGAGCAGGTCAACGACTGA
- a CDS encoding mismatch-specific DNA-glycosylase — protein sequence MGFSRAELEGYRDTTVPDLLPDPLRLLFVGINPGLWTAATGAHFARPGNRFYPALHRAGITASLIDASAGFTDADLAQLTERGIGISNICPRATARADELTAEELREGAARLDRLVLEQRPRVVAVLGITAYRTAFGLPRAKVGRQPSPWPDTELFVAPNPSGLNAHSSLDDLAAAYREIALAAGAVAPD from the coding sequence ATGGGTTTCAGCCGCGCCGAGCTCGAGGGGTACCGAGACACCACCGTCCCCGATCTCCTCCCCGATCCGCTCCGACTGCTGTTCGTCGGGATCAACCCGGGACTGTGGACCGCAGCCACCGGAGCGCACTTCGCCCGGCCCGGCAACCGCTTCTACCCCGCGCTCCACCGGGCCGGCATCACCGCCTCGCTCATCGACGCCTCGGCCGGGTTCACGGATGCCGACCTCGCCCAGCTCACCGAGCGCGGCATCGGCATCAGCAACATCTGTCCGCGCGCCACCGCCCGCGCGGACGAGCTCACCGCCGAGGAGCTCCGTGAGGGTGCGGCGCGGCTCGACCGGCTCGTCCTCGAGCAGCGGCCGCGCGTCGTCGCAGTCCTCGGCATCACCGCCTACCGGACCGCGTTCGGACTCCCGCGCGCGAAGGTCGGGAGGCAGCCCTCGCCGTGGCCGGACACCGAGCTGTTCGTCGCCCCGAACCCGAGCGGCCTCAACGCCCATTCGAGCCTCGACGACCTGGCTGCGGCCTACCGGGAGATCGCGCTGGCAGCAGGTGCCGTCGCACCCGACTGA
- a CDS encoding alpha/beta fold hydrolase — MTETERIDLSTRTVGDGDRRVVFLHGLFGRGKNFTRIAKGLQPECTSLLVDLPNHGGSEWTADFDYLDMADHVAAELRADFASEGPVDVIGHSMGGKVAMVLALRHPDLVDRLVVEDISPVGTDADGAKASGDSEFDHLLSSLRALDLDALDGRSAADDALAGPIPNRTVRGFLLQNLRSGEEGLSWEPNLELLHDSLGTIGGFPDLGDARFERPVLWVGGADSDYIRPEYGDAMRALFPRAARVMIKGAGHWIHSQKPEEFIAVLRGFLLDDRD, encoded by the coding sequence GTGACCGAAACCGAGCGCATCGACCTCAGCACCCGGACCGTCGGCGACGGCGATCGCCGCGTCGTATTCCTCCACGGGCTGTTCGGCCGGGGGAAGAACTTCACCCGGATCGCCAAGGGCCTGCAGCCCGAATGCACGAGCCTGCTCGTCGACCTGCCCAACCACGGCGGCTCCGAGTGGACCGCAGACTTCGACTACCTCGACATGGCCGACCATGTCGCGGCCGAGCTCCGGGCCGACTTCGCCTCCGAGGGTCCGGTCGACGTCATCGGCCATTCGATGGGCGGCAAGGTCGCGATGGTCCTCGCCCTGCGGCACCCCGATCTCGTCGACCGGCTCGTCGTCGAGGACATCTCCCCGGTCGGGACCGACGCGGACGGCGCGAAGGCCTCGGGCGACAGCGAGTTCGACCACCTGCTCTCGAGCCTCCGTGCCCTCGACCTCGACGCTCTCGACGGACGATCGGCGGCGGACGACGCGCTCGCCGGGCCGATCCCCAATCGCACCGTGCGCGGCTTCCTCCTCCAGAACCTCCGCTCCGGCGAGGAGGGGCTGAGCTGGGAGCCCAATCTCGAGCTCCTCCACGACTCGCTCGGCACCATCGGGGGCTTCCCCGACCTCGGCGACGCGCGGTTCGAGCGCCCGGTGCTGTGGGTCGGCGGTGCGGACTCCGACTACATCCGCCCCGAGTACGGGGATGCGATGCGCGCGCTGTTCCCGCGCGCCGCGAGGGTGATGATCAAGGGCGCCGGGCACTGGATCCACTCCCAGAAGCCCGAGGAATTCATCGCGGTGCTCCGGGGGTTCCTCCTCGACGACCGGGACTGA
- a CDS encoding acylphosphatase produces MTNSEQTPDRTDLREVQVVVTGEVQGVSFRESCRREAEARGVTGWVRNTDSGTVEALFAGPGDAIEAMIDWCRTGPPAAQVASVHAEPSDGSTPSTGFIVR; encoded by the coding sequence ATGACGAACTCCGAGCAGACTCCGGACCGGACGGACCTCCGAGAAGTGCAGGTCGTGGTCACCGGCGAGGTGCAGGGGGTGTCGTTCCGCGAATCGTGTCGCCGCGAGGCAGAGGCGCGCGGGGTCACCGGCTGGGTCCGCAACACCGACTCGGGCACTGTCGAGGCGCTGTTCGCCGGCCCGGGCGACGCCATCGAGGCGATGATCGACTGGTGCCGCACGGGTCCGCCGGCGGCCCAGGTCGCATCCGTCCACGCGGAGCCGAGCGACGGATCGACGCCGAGCACCGGATTCATCGTCCGCTGA
- a CDS encoding HAD family hydrolase has translation MRHDTVLLDVDGTLIDSTYHHAIAWHRAFRDHGIDLPMWRIHRAIGMGGDRLVAAVAGDAVEERLGDALREAHGEKYEEIAEDVGPLPGARELVEFLGARFTVALGSSGSPEHTALAMEKVGLGEHDIAAATSSGDAVSSKPSPDILRAALDQAGGTSAIVIGDAPYDIVAAARMGAPCIAVRTGGFGPAELEAAGAVLVVDGLPELLEADWDALAHAAPPPHAEDDPPVL, from the coding sequence ATGCGACACGACACCGTCCTCCTCGACGTCGACGGCACCCTCATCGACTCGACCTACCACCACGCGATCGCCTGGCACCGCGCGTTCCGCGATCACGGCATCGACCTCCCGATGTGGCGCATCCACCGCGCGATCGGCATGGGCGGCGATCGGCTCGTCGCCGCCGTGGCCGGGGACGCGGTCGAGGAGCGCCTCGGCGATGCGCTGCGCGAGGCCCACGGGGAGAAGTACGAGGAGATCGCCGAGGACGTGGGGCCGCTGCCGGGCGCGCGCGAGCTCGTCGAGTTCCTCGGCGCGCGCTTCACCGTGGCCCTCGGCTCCTCGGGCAGTCCCGAACACACGGCGCTCGCGATGGAGAAGGTGGGTCTGGGCGAGCACGACATCGCCGCCGCGACCTCCTCAGGCGACGCCGTCTCCTCGAAGCCCTCACCGGACATCCTCCGCGCCGCGCTCGACCAGGCCGGCGGCACGAGTGCGATCGTCATCGGCGACGCACCCTACGACATCGTCGCGGCGGCCCGCATGGGAGCACCCTGCATCGCGGTGCGCACCGGGGGCTTCGGGCCGGCGGAGCTCGAAGCCGCCGGCGCAGTCCTCGTCGTCGACGGACTGCCCGAGCTCCTCGAGGCGGACTGGGACGCGCTCGCGCATGCCGCACCGCCGCCGCACGCCGAGGACGACCCGCCCGTGCTCTGA
- a CDS encoding diacylglycerol/lipid kinase family protein yields the protein MSTRRVLVLLNPHATRDRRAISTALTAGTRRLGLSVPDGADQQAQFAHARAVVDSGVDAVVVIGGDGTVAAGVALVAGTETPLAVIPAGTGNDFARAAGIRTRRPGPRLAEVLTRLAEGPLTARAVDALRLGVVTDAEGAKASLDLWVANSVNIGFDALVNQRANTLRRLPAAGRYLVALAAELPGFRTAEFGISCDGEQIRTTPAALVCVQNGPTIGGGIPLSPGADLADGRAEVSIVGELPRAALAGLFPFVYLRAHRLLAPLRQRSAVRVRVAVPHGVPVFADGDEVLAGSEGGGVVDVTVVPGAVRLLT from the coding sequence ATGTCGACCCGTCGCGTCCTCGTCCTCCTCAACCCGCACGCGACGCGCGACCGGCGGGCGATCAGCACGGCCCTCACCGCAGGAACGCGACGACTCGGGCTCAGCGTGCCCGACGGTGCCGACCAGCAGGCGCAGTTCGCCCACGCTCGCGCGGTGGTGGACAGCGGGGTGGACGCCGTCGTCGTCATCGGCGGTGACGGCACCGTCGCCGCGGGTGTCGCGCTCGTCGCCGGCACCGAAACGCCTCTCGCCGTGATCCCGGCAGGCACCGGCAACGACTTCGCCCGCGCCGCCGGCATCCGTACCCGCCGGCCCGGTCCCCGCCTCGCCGAGGTCCTCACTCGGCTGGCGGAGGGTCCGCTCACCGCGCGGGCCGTCGACGCTCTCCGCCTCGGCGTCGTCACCGACGCTGAGGGCGCGAAGGCTTCCCTCGACCTCTGGGTGGCGAACTCGGTGAACATCGGCTTCGACGCGCTCGTCAACCAGCGTGCCAACACGCTGCGTCGCCTTCCCGCGGCGGGACGCTACCTGGTGGCGCTCGCCGCGGAGCTGCCGGGGTTCCGGACCGCCGAGTTCGGCATCTCCTGCGACGGCGAGCAGATACGGACGACGCCGGCCGCCCTCGTCTGCGTGCAGAACGGCCCGACGATCGGCGGCGGCATCCCTCTCTCACCCGGTGCGGACCTCGCCGACGGCCGGGCCGAGGTGAGCATCGTCGGTGAGCTGCCCCGCGCGGCGCTTGCCGGGCTCTTCCCCTTCGTCTACCTCCGCGCCCACCGCCTCCTCGCCCCGCTGCGGCAGCGGAGCGCCGTCCGGGTGCGCGTGGCGGTCCCGCACGGCGTTCCGGTGTTCGCCGACGGCGACGAGGTGCTCGCCGGCTCCGAGGGCGGGGGAGTCGTCGACGTCACCGTGGTGCCCGGAGCGGTACGGCTCCTCACCTGA
- a CDS encoding HNH endonuclease, which translates to MTTEQRVRTGEDLAALRDELAHLPPVATQAQAIDRIRVLEELKAAAVAAQVRAANDLATIREDDEAARGVPQAKRCRGLGAEIGLARRESPARGARFLGLARSLDHDLPHAFNALSAGVISEEKAHVLHRETSWLSPEKRRRVDEFMADRLDTTGVRRLGAEARAHAQRLDQVAAVEHLDRCAAERRVSVRPAPGGMAYLTALLPLTQAVAAYSNLRKTAAAMVGTGEAGGRSMTQTAADLLVERVTGQAAADAVPVEVQLVMTDAALVGEGEHPAWIPGHGPLPAGSARRMLRTNEAGVFLRRLFTAPGSGQLVGMDSRRREFTGLLRRLVMIRDDVCRSPFCDAPIRHIDHATPYREGGATDIRNASGLCAACNYAKENPGWIHAAVPERLTVRTPTGHHYSVDTPPMVITQTDLVSPKAAAGTDAHADPTRAGPAEGDFDGGADREAGEDRETGKNIATGVDREAGEDRVVGEVRDVGRKRDVDDEHPPAGRILSMAEHLLRSRIGEYPLAS; encoded by the coding sequence ATGACCACCGAGCAGCGCGTGCGAACCGGCGAGGATCTCGCCGCACTGCGTGATGAGCTGGCGCATCTTCCGCCGGTCGCGACCCAGGCACAGGCCATCGATCGGATCCGCGTTCTCGAAGAGCTCAAGGCTGCCGCAGTCGCTGCGCAGGTTCGTGCGGCGAACGATCTCGCGACGATCCGCGAGGACGACGAGGCCGCCCGCGGGGTCCCGCAGGCCAAGCGCTGTCGGGGACTGGGAGCGGAGATCGGCCTCGCGCGGCGGGAATCCCCGGCCCGCGGTGCGCGCTTCCTCGGACTCGCCCGGTCCCTCGATCACGATCTGCCCCATGCCTTCAACGCGCTGAGCGCAGGGGTGATCTCGGAGGAGAAGGCCCACGTCCTCCACCGGGAGACGTCGTGGCTGTCCCCGGAGAAGCGGCGGCGGGTCGATGAGTTCATGGCGGACCGCCTCGACACGACCGGCGTGCGCAGACTCGGTGCGGAGGCACGCGCTCATGCTCAGCGTCTCGACCAGGTCGCCGCGGTGGAGCATCTCGACCGGTGCGCCGCCGAGCGCCGCGTGAGCGTGCGTCCCGCTCCCGGAGGGATGGCCTACCTGACCGCGCTCCTCCCGCTCACCCAGGCCGTGGCGGCCTACTCGAACCTGCGGAAGACGGCCGCCGCGATGGTGGGAACCGGCGAGGCCGGCGGCCGGAGCATGACCCAGACCGCGGCGGACCTGCTGGTCGAGCGCGTGACGGGTCAGGCCGCCGCGGATGCGGTGCCTGTTGAGGTGCAGCTGGTGATGACCGACGCAGCTCTCGTCGGCGAGGGTGAGCACCCGGCGTGGATCCCCGGTCATGGTCCTCTTCCGGCGGGGTCCGCGCGCCGGATGCTCCGGACGAACGAGGCGGGAGTGTTCCTCCGCCGGCTGTTCACCGCTCCCGGCTCAGGACAGCTCGTCGGAATGGATTCGCGTCGGCGGGAGTTCACCGGGCTGCTGCGCCGGCTGGTGATGATCCGCGACGACGTGTGCCGGAGCCCGTTCTGCGATGCGCCGATCCGACACATCGACCATGCGACCCCTTACCGAGAGGGCGGGGCGACCGACATCCGGAACGCCTCGGGACTGTGCGCGGCATGCAACTACGCCAAGGAGAATCCGGGATGGATCCACGCGGCGGTGCCGGAGCGGCTGACGGTACGGACGCCGACCGGACACCACTACTCGGTGGACACCCCGCCGATGGTGATTACACAGACTGACCTCGTCAGCCCGAAGGCCGCCGCCGGGACGGATGCGCATGCCGATCCCACCCGCGCCGGACCGGCCGAGGGGGATTTCGACGGTGGAGCGGACCGCGAAGCCGGGGAGGATCGCGAAACCGGGAAGAACATCGCAACTGGAGTGGACCGCGAAGCCGGGGAGGATCGCGTAGTTGGTGAGGTCAGGGATGTCGGCCGAAAGCGAGACGTCGACGACGAGCACCCGCCCGCCGGCAGGATCCTCAGTATGGCCGAGCATCTGTTGCGGTCCCGTATCGGCGAGTACCCTCTGGCGTCGTGA